CATCTGCCCTGGCTGCCAAGCTGCACCACGGCCAGGTAAGCCATAACCTGCACGGCGAAGACAGGCCTACGGCATAGCATAAGCCGGAAGGTGTGAGTATAAAGTTCTAAGTTAAAAGTCGGTAACAAATATCGCGGTAGGGACAGCCGGAATATTTGTTGCCGGCTTTTGGCTTTTATGAGCTTAATTCCTTCATCATTTTTCGCCCTGCAGTTTGTATAGCCGCCGTACCGTTACGCATTAAAAATTGTAGCTGAGCGGGTAATTCATCTGTTATCCAGGGGTATCGTTGCCTTAAATTGAGCAAAGCCCAACCTGCAAATACTTTAACCGCTATTTTAACTTTGGGGTTTATCATCCAATCAAAAAGCTGTTCAACAACAGGTTCAAGATCAAGGCTGTTTAGCTTTTGTTTTACCGGGGATGTATCTTTTTCCTCCGTGGCATGCATTAGTATTTTGGCGTAATGCCGTTGGCAGCCAGGGTTGGTAACCTCCGGGAAGCGTAAAATTAAATAGTCAAGGTTATCAGTAAAAACATCGGCATCCTTCAAAAACATATTTTCAAGTAGCCATGCGGCACGGAAGGCAAGGGGCTTATCCGGATGAAAGGTGATGTCGATCAGATCGCGCAGGTTGAACTGCTGCTCGGTTAAAATACGGCCGAGTTCAAGCACCTTAAGCTTGCCAATGGTGTTCGCTATTTTTTGTATAAGCTCGTCGTCGGTCATTTTAGGTAGCTTAAAAGTAAAAAAAACAGATTGGCTTATAGTAAAACGCCCGTTCATTTTTATAGGGCACATTCATTGTCGGCAAAAGTTATACATTTGCTATCCGTATTCATAATATTTAGAAGATACATGGTTAAATTCAACCGATTTACACTGGATAATGGCCTCCGGGTTATTGTTCATGAAGATAATACAACCCCTATGGCCGTGCTTAACATTCTGTATGATGTTGGCGCGCGCGACGAAGATCCTGAACAAACCGGCTTTGCCCATCTGTTCGAACACCTGATGTTTGGCGGATCAGTAAATATCCCCGTTTATGACGAGCCCTTGCAAAGGGTAGGGGGCGAAAACAACGCCTTTACCAGTAACGATATCACCAACTACTATATCACCCTGCCGGCTGCTAATATCGAAACCGCCTTTTGGCTGGAAAGCGACCGCATGCTCAGCCTCGCCTTTAGCGAAAAAAGCCTCGAGGTGCAGCGCAACGTAGTAATTGAAGAGTTTAAACAGCGCTACTTAAATCAGCCTTACGGCGATGTTTGGTTAAAGCTGCGCCCACTGGTTTATAAAAAGCATCCTTACCGCTGGGCCACCATCGGCAAAACCATTAAACATATCGAGGACGCGCAGATTGAAGATGTTAAAGCTTTCTTCAAAAAACATTACAACCCTCAAAATGCCATTATGGTTGTTGGGGGCAATGTAACCACTGCGCAGGTAGAAGAACTTGCCGAAAAATGGTTTGGCAGCATCCCGGCAGGCGAAAAATATACCCGTAACCTACCGCAGGAGCCGGAGCAAACCGAGGCCCGCCGTGAAACCGTGACCGCCAAAGTGCCGCTTAATGACGTGTACATCGCGTTCCAGATGGGGGCGAGACTTGACACGGATTATTATGCCGCTGAGATCGTTTCGGATGTATTGTCACGCGGTAATTCATCGCGCCTGTACAAGGCCCTGGTTAAAGAAAAACAAATCTTCAGCGAAGTGCATGCCTACATTACAGGCAGCCTTGATAAAGGCATGTTTGTGCTTGAAGGTAAACCACTGGAAGGTATCAGCATTGAACAGGCCGAAGCTGCCCTGTGGGAACAGGTTGAAAAACTAAAAGCTGAAGAGATCCCGGCCGACGAGTTGACCAAAGTTCAAAACAAAACCGAATCGACCATGATATTTGCCGAAATGTCGTTACTGGATAAAGCCATGAACCTGGCCCAGTACGAACTGCTTGGCGATGCCGATATGTTAAACGAGGAAACATCAAAATACCTGGGTGTAACTGCCGGACAGGTTAAAGCACAGGCTCAGAAACTGTTCAGGAAAGAAAATTCATCAACGCTGATTTATTTGGCAGAAAAGTAAATCGTCTGAATCAGAATTTACAGAATTTGAGAATTAGCAGAATAACGCATTTTAATTCTGAAAATTTTAAAATTCTGTAAATTCTGATTCGGACAAATTGTTATTAATATGATCAACAGAAAATTAGCTCCCGAATCGAGGGCTATCGAAAATATAAAACTCATCCACCCTGAGCATACCAAGCTTGGTAATGGCTGCAACCTGTTTTGCTTTAACTCGGGCGACCAGGAACTGGTGCGTATCGAATGGATTTTTGGCAACCTCACTTTTGATCCTGCCAAACCGCTGTTAAATATGGCGGTTAATACGATGCTTTCAGATGGTACAACATCGTTATCTGCATCTGAAATTGCTGATAAAATTGATTTTTACGGCGCGTTTTTGCAGGTTGATTACGGCTATGAAAACTCGCAGGTTACGTTGTATACTTTGAATAAGCATCTGCATAACACCTTGCCTGTAATTGCTGATATCCTTAACAATTCCATCTTCCCGCAAAAAGAACTGGAAACTTTTA
The sequence above is a segment of the Mucilaginibacter celer genome. Coding sequences within it:
- a CDS encoding M16 family metallopeptidase, which encodes MVKFNRFTLDNGLRVIVHEDNTTPMAVLNILYDVGARDEDPEQTGFAHLFEHLMFGGSVNIPVYDEPLQRVGGENNAFTSNDITNYYITLPAANIETAFWLESDRMLSLAFSEKSLEVQRNVVIEEFKQRYLNQPYGDVWLKLRPLVYKKHPYRWATIGKTIKHIEDAQIEDVKAFFKKHYNPQNAIMVVGGNVTTAQVEELAEKWFGSIPAGEKYTRNLPQEPEQTEARRETVTAKVPLNDVYIAFQMGARLDTDYYAAEIVSDVLSRGNSSRLYKALVKEKQIFSEVHAYITGSLDKGMFVLEGKPLEGISIEQAEAALWEQVEKLKAEEIPADELTKVQNKTESTMIFAEMSLLDKAMNLAQYELLGDADMLNEETSKYLGVTAGQVKAQAQKLFRKENSSTLIYLAEK